From the genome of Altererythrobacter sp. BO-6:
ATCGCCTGTTCGGCGGCAAGGCTGCTTCGCTGGTCGCCCATCTGGCCGAGCAGGAAGCGCTGACCGATGACGATCTTGCCGAAATCGAGGCCCTCTTGAAGGAGCTGCGGCAATGACGGACTGGTTGCTCGATACGCTGATCTGGACTGCCGCGCTGATCGCGCTGGTCCTGGTTCTTCGCCGCCCGGTGGCGCGCTGGTTCGGCCCCCAGGCGGCCTATGCGCTGTGGGCCCTGCCATTGCTGCGACTGGCGCTGCCGCCGCTGCAACTGCCATCGTGGATGGCACCGGAAAAAGCCGCCCCGCTGCCCGAAGCTGGCGCTGACATGATGGTGGTGCTGGTGGAGCCAGCTGCCGCTGCACCGATGAGCGACGCGGCAGAGCCGCTGATCTCGGCCTTGCTGTTCGATATTGCGATCGCCCTTTGGCTGCTGGGTGCGGCGGTTTTCCTGGTCCAGCGGTTCCGCGCCTATCGCCAGATGCGCATGGCCATGCTGGCCGGATCGCGCGAAGTTGGCCGCGCGGGCAGGGTGCGCCTGGTCGAAACCCCGGCGACCAGCGCGCCCCTTGCCTTCGGTGTGATCGACAAGGTTGTCGCCTTGCCCGTGGGCTTCCTGGCGGCGTGGGATCGCGAGGCGCGTGACCTCGCGCTGGCGCATGAGCTGGCCCACCATCGCGGGCACGACTTGCTGATCAACATGGCAGTGCAACCGCTGTTCGCGCTGCACTGGTTCAACCCGCTCGGCCACCTTGGCTGGATGGCGTTGCGGCGCGACCAGGAGGCGGCCTGCGACGCCCGCGTCGTCGCGGCGGCATCGCCTGAAGTTCGCGCCACTTACGCCCGTGTCATCGCCAGTTTCGCTGCCGGCCCCAGTGTGGCGCTCGCCGCCCCGATGGCCTGCCCGGTGCTGGGCGAAAAATCGATAATCCATCGTTTGAGGAGCATAACAATGAACAATCCCTCCCGTCGTCAACAGTGGTTGGGCCGTGGCCTTATGGCAGGCGCGCTGGTCGCCCTGCCGCTTACGGCCACCATCAGCTATGCCGATGCACCGCCAGAGGTGCCCGCTCCGCCAGCACCGCCAGCACCGCCAGCAGCCCCGGGGGCTCCGCCGGCACCTGCCGCGCCCGAAGCGCCGGCGGCACCAGCTGCGCCCGATGCAGACTTCGCCTGGGGGGAAGATGTTCAGGTGAACACGTCCGATGACGGCAAGATTCGCACCGTCGTGCTGCGCAAGACGCGCGAGGGAGAGCCTGGACCGGGCGAAAAGCACGAGACCCGCGTCGTGTGGATTGGCGACAAGCAGGGGCAACTATCCGCTGAAGAAAAGGCGGAAATGGAACGCGAAATCCGCGCGGCGATGGAGGAATCGCGCCGCGAAGCGGATGTAGCTCGCCGCGAAGCCGATCGGGAAATGCGCCTTGCACGCAGGGAAGCCGACCGTGAAATGGCGCAGGCGCGCCGCGAAATCCGGCTCGCCTTCAAGGACATGGAGTCGGCCCGGGGCGAAATGGTCCAGCTTGATTTCGACTGCGATGGTGCGCTTGAAGTCAGCGAGGACAAGGGCGCAAAAGGTCCGCGCAAGGTTGTGCTCTGCAAGAGCGATGTGATGACCAGCGCATTGGCCGGGCTCAAGGCCGCTCGTGAGGCCATCGCCAAGGATGGCAGCATGTCGGACGAAATCCGCGCCGAAGTGCTGCGCTCGCTCGACGAGGAAATCCGCAACTGGAAGAACGACGCCAAGTAAGCTTGAACCTCAGATACTCATAAGGCTGGCGACCGGAGCTCAGGCGGTTTGCCAGCCTTTTTAGCGCGTGCCCGATTATCGGAAATACCGGTCACACACCGCGTCATTGCCGCTTTCGAGGCCTGAACGCAGCGCGTCCATGCGCTGCTGGCTGGTGCCGTGGGTAAAGCCTTCTGGGTTGATCCGCTGGCCGGCCTTGCGCTGCAGGGTGTCGTCGCCGATCGAGCTGGCCGCGCGCATCCCCTCTTCAAGATCGCCGGGCTCGATCAGCCTGCGGTTCTTGCCTGCCCATACCCCGGCATAGCAATCCGCCTGCAGTTCCATCCGCACTTGCAGGTCGTTGGCTGAGCGCGGGTTCTGCTGCTGCGCGCTGCGCACCTGGTCCGCCAGCCCGGTCAGGTTCTGGATGTGGTGGCCGTATTCATGCGCGATGACATAGAGCCGCGCAAAATCGCCGCGTTCGCCCGCCATCTGCGCCAGCTGGTCGTAAAAGCTCGTGTCGATGTAAATGCCCTGGTCGGCCGGGCAGTAAAACGGGCCGGCGGCCGAACTCGCGCTTCCGCAGCCCTGGGTGTTCACTGCGCCGCTATAGAGCGTGAGGACCGGATCCTTGAACGCCAGCCCGGCGCGCTGGAATTCGGGCGCCCAGGTTTCGTTGAGCGATTGCAGCGCGTTGCAGGCCTCCATCGCATAGGGGCCTTGCGAGCAGACCTGGTCTTCGCTTGCGCCGGACTGGTCGGCCGGGGCCGCGCCACCCTGCTGCGCGCCCTGGATCGTGCCGATGGTCTGCATCGGGTCTGCACCAAATACGAAATAGGCGATCGCCGCCAGGATCAGCGTGCCGATCCCAATCCCGCCGCCGCGCCCGCCGGGAAAGCCGCGTCCACCGCCGCCGGAACGGACCCGGATATTGTCGGTATCGTATTTGCGCAGCTTCATCGAATCGCTCCTCCCGTGTCGCGTGCAGCCATGTTAACGCTGGACAGTCACGCAGGTCACGGCAAAAGCTGCTGGTCGATCGTCTACGCAACAGGGAAAATGCGATGTTCCTCAAGGGAAAACGTGCGCTGGTAACCGGATCCACCTCGGGGATTGGCCTGGCGATTGTCCGTGCGTTGAGGGCTGAAGGGGCAGAAGTGATCCTCAACGGCTTTGGCGATGCAGAAGCCATTGCCGCATTATGCGAGGAGCTGGGCGCGGTGCATTCCGCCGCCAATCTGCTCGATGTCGCCGAAATCGAAGCGATGATGGCAGAAGCGGGCGATATCGATATCCTCGTCAACAATGCCGGGATGCAGCATGTCTCCCCGGTCGAGGATTTCCCGATCGACAAATGGAACGCGATCATCGGGCTGAACCTGACCGCGGCATTCCACACCACGCGCCTGGCGGTGCCGGGCATGAAGGCGAAGGGGTGGGGGCGGATCATCAATACTGCCAGCGCCCATTCGAAGACCGCCTCTCCCTTCAAAAGCGCCTATAACGCCAGCAAGCACGGGATTGACGGCTTCACCAAGACGATCGCGCTGGAACTGGCGCAAACCGGCGTCACCGCCAATTGCATCAGCCCGGGCTATGTCTGGACTCCGCTGATCGAGGGGCAGATCCCCGACACGATGAAAGCGCGCGGCCTGACTCGCGAGCAGGTGATCAACGATGTCCTGCTGGCGAAGCAGCCGACCAAGAAGTTCGTCCAGCCCGACGAGGTGGGCGCGTTGGCGGTATTCCTGTGCCGCGAGGAAGCGGGCAATGTTACCGGCGCGAACTGGAGCATCGACGGGGGCTGGACCGCCGAATGAACGGGCAGGGGGCACTCGGGGCAGCAAAGCGGCTCTGCGCGCTGGCCCTTGCCTTTGCGCTGGCCGCTTGCGCCAGCACCACCACCACCGGCATCCGCATCAAGGAGCGCGATTTCCAGGCGCTTGAGCGGGCCATGGCCAGCCATATCGATGTCCTCGCGAGCGAGGAATTCGCCGGTCGTCGTCCGGGCACCGATGGCGAACGCAAGACGCTGGATTACATGCGCGGCGAGATGGAGCGGGCAGGGCTGGTTTCCGGAACCAACGATCCCGCGCATCCCTGGTTCGCTCCGGTCAAACTGGCCAGCGTGACCGGTGGCAGCAGCGAGATCGAGTTCGTGAAGGGGCGCCGCAAGGTCAAGCTCGATCCGGCGCAGGCCGCTGCCTTTACCGATCGCCGCCGCGGGCTGCTTGAAGGCGGCGAACTGCTGTTTGTCGGGTTCGAGGGCGAGCGGGTGCCAGACGACATGATCCGCGGGCGCGTGGTGGTCATGCTCAGTGAGCCGGGTATCAGCCCCGGCCGCCGCGCCCAGTTGAGGCGGGCGGAGCCTGCCGCTGTGCTGACTGTCGTGGGCGATGCGGCGACGATCGCGGAATTGCGTGATTCGCGGTCGCGCGAACGGCTGGTGCTGGAAGAGGATGGGCCAGACGGGCTGGACCTGTTCGTTACCGATGAAGCGATGAGCGCGGCCCTGGGCGAAAAGGCCTGGCTGGCGCTGCTTGAAGAGGCGGTTGAGGGGCAGGCGGGTGAAGGATTTACGCCGCGCGTCCTTGATCAGCGGATCAATATCGATGCCCGGTCGAACCGCCGCGAAGTGCCCTCGCACAATTTCATTGCGCGCTTGCCGGGGACAGACAGCAGTGCCGGGGCGATCCTGCTGCTGGCGCATTGGGACCATTTCGGCACTTGCGGGCCCGAGGATGCGGCAGACCGGCTGTGCAATGGCGCAGTCGACAACGCCAGCGGGATCGCGCTGATGATGGAGCTGGCCAAGCGGTTGAAACGCGGCAAGCCGCTGGTGCGCGATGTCTATGTGCTGGGCACGACGGCGGAGGAATGGGGACTGCTGGGCGCGCGCGCCTTTGCCGAGGAACCGCCTATCCCGCTCGAAAGCTTCGTCGCGGCGTTCAATTTCGATACCGTTGCGATCGGTCCGCGCGGCAGCCCGGTGGGCTTCATCGGGCAGGGGATGACCCCGCTCGATCCCTTTGTGTTGCAGGCGATCGCTGACGCCAAGCGCGAAGTCGCACCCAGCGAGCTGACCGAACCCTTCCTCCAGCGGCAGGACGGCTGGGCACTGCTGCAGCGCGATGTTCCGGCGATCCTGCTGTCCAACGCTTTCGGCGATGCGGCGCGGTTCGAGGCTTTCCTTGAAGGCGACTATCACCAGGCGTCGGACGAACCGGGCGAGATCGAGCTGGGCGGATCCGTTGACGACCTGCTGTTGCATGAGCTGCTGATCCGTCGGCTCGCCGACCCGAAGGTTTATCCTTGAGGCTGGATTCGCAGCGCGAAAAAGCACGCTGCCCCCTCTAGCGGCTGCGGGAAACTGCGGTTACATGGGCCGCCACGAATCCCCCGGCGCAGTTGCGGCCGGGCCAGAACGAAAGTGGCGACTATGGATATCCCCCTCGGCCTTACCTTCGACGACGTGCTGCTGCGTCCGGCCGAAAGCGACGTCCTGCCCTCGATGGCCAACACCGCCACCCGGCTGACGCGCGAGATCGCGCTGAATATCCCGGTGCTCTCTGCCGCGATGGACACCGTGACAGAAGCAGACATGGCGATCACCATGGCGCAGCTGGGCGGGATCGGCGTGCTCCACCGCAACCTCGAAATTGACGAGCAGTGTGCAGCCGTGCGCCAGGTCAAGCGCTTTGAAAGCGGCATGGTGGTCAATCCGATCACGATCAATCCGGATGCGACGCTGGGGGAGGCGCAGGCGCTGATGACGCAGCACCGCATCAGCGGAATCCCGGTGACCGATCGCGATGGCAAGCTGGCGGGCATCCTGACCAATCGCGATGTACGCTTTGCTGAAAACCCGATGCAGCCCGTGCGCGAGTTGATGACGACAGAAAACCTGGCGGTCGTGCCGCTGGGCACCGGCCAGGAAGAGGCGCGCCGCCTGCTTCACCAGCGCCGGATCGAAAAGCTGCTGGTGGTGGACGATGCCTATCGCTGCATCGGCCTGATCACTGTCAAGGACATCGAAAAGGCGGTGACCTATCCCAGCGCGACCAAGGACGCTGCCGGCCGCCTGCGCGTCGCGGCGGCAACGACTGTGGGTGACAAGGGCTTTGCCCGCACCGAAGCGCTGGTCGATGCCGAAGTCGACGTGGTGGTGATCGACACCGCGCATGGCCATAACAAGGATGTGGCGCGCGCGGTCGAGCGGGCGAAGAAGCTGTCGAACTCGGTACAGGTTATCGCGGGCAATGTCGCCACCGCCGAAGCGACCCGTGCGCTGATCGATGCCGGGGCAGACGCGGTAAAGGTCGGCATCGGGCCGGGCTCGATCTGCACCACGCGGGTCGTCGCCGGGGTCGGCGTGCCGCAGCTGACCGCGATCATGGAAAGCGCCGCCGAGGCGGCGAAGTCGGGCGTGCCGGTGATCGCCGATGGCGGCCTGCGCACCAGCGGCGATGCGGCGAAAGCGCTGGCAGCGGGCGCCTCCACCATCATGATCGGTTCGATGCTGGCGGGAACCACGGAAAGCCCCGGCGAAACCTTCCTTTACCAGGGCCGCAGCTACAAGGCCTACCGCGGCATGGGCAGCGTCGGCGCGATGGCGCGCGGCAGTGCCGACCGCTATTTCCAGGCAGACGTTTCGGCGATGAAGCTGGTGCCAGAGGGGATCGAAGGCCAGGTGCCGTTCAAGGGCCCGGCAGCGGATGTAGTCCACCAATTGGTGGGCGGGATCAAGGCGGCGATGGGCTATACCGGTTCGGCCACGATCGAGGACCTGCAGCAGCGCGCGCAATTCGTACGCATCACCAATGCAGGCCTGTCGGAAAGCCATGTCCACGATGTCGCCATCACCCGCGAGGCGCCGAATTATCCGACGCGCTAGCTCATGACCCCCGCTGCGCGGGTGCAAGCCGCGATCGAGCTGCTCGATGCGATTATCGATGCCGCCAAGCGCGAAGGTGCCCCGGCTGACCGGCTGATCGCCGACTGGGCGCGCAGCAATCGCTATGCCGGATCGAAGGACCGGCGCGCGGTTCGCGAACTGGTCTATTCCGCGATCCGGGCATGCGGACCGGTGCCGGAAAGCGGGCGAGCGGCGATGCTCCTGCTTGCGAAAGCCGATCCCGCGCTGGAGGCTTGTTTCGATGGCTCGCAATATGGACCAGCAACGATCCGGGATGGCGAGCCGGTTGGGACTGCCGGTGTCGCGCCCGAGTGGCTTGTCGAAAGGCTGGGCGCGGCGGGCCTGAGCGACAGCGAGATGCTTGCTTTGCTGGACCGGGCGCCGCTCGATATCCGGGTCAATACGCTGAAGGCCGATCGCGCGACGA
Proteins encoded in this window:
- a CDS encoding M56 family metallopeptidase; translation: MTDWLLDTLIWTAALIALVLVLRRPVARWFGPQAAYALWALPLLRLALPPLQLPSWMAPEKAAPLPEAGADMMVVLVEPAAAAPMSDAAEPLISALLFDIAIALWLLGAAVFLVQRFRAYRQMRMAMLAGSREVGRAGRVRLVETPATSAPLAFGVIDKVVALPVGFLAAWDREARDLALAHELAHHRGHDLLINMAVQPLFALHWFNPLGHLGWMALRRDQEAACDARVVAAASPEVRATYARVIASFAAGPSVALAAPMACPVLGEKSIIHRLRSITMNNPSRRQQWLGRGLMAGALVALPLTATISYADAPPEVPAPPAPPAPPAAPGAPPAPAAPEAPAAPAAPDADFAWGEDVQVNTSDDGKIRTVVLRKTREGEPGPGEKHETRVVWIGDKQGQLSAEEKAEMEREIRAAMEESRREADVARREADREMRLARREADREMAQARREIRLAFKDMESARGEMVQLDFDCDGALEVSEDKGAKGPRKVVLCKSDVMTSALAGLKAAREAIAKDGSMSDEIRAEVLRSLDEEIRNWKNDAK
- a CDS encoding neutral zinc metallopeptidase; its protein translation is MKLRKYDTDNIRVRSGGGGRGFPGGRGGGIGIGTLILAAIAYFVFGADPMQTIGTIQGAQQGGAAPADQSGASEDQVCSQGPYAMEACNALQSLNETWAPEFQRAGLAFKDPVLTLYSGAVNTQGCGSASSAAGPFYCPADQGIYIDTSFYDQLAQMAGERGDFARLYVIAHEYGHHIQNLTGLADQVRSAQQQNPRSANDLQVRMELQADCYAGVWAGKNRRLIEPGDLEEGMRAASSIGDDTLQRKAGQRINPEGFTHGTSQQRMDALRSGLESGNDAVCDRYFR
- a CDS encoding 3-hydroxybutyrate dehydrogenase; translation: MFLKGKRALVTGSTSGIGLAIVRALRAEGAEVILNGFGDAEAIAALCEELGAVHSAANLLDVAEIEAMMAEAGDIDILVNNAGMQHVSPVEDFPIDKWNAIIGLNLTAAFHTTRLAVPGMKAKGWGRIINTASAHSKTASPFKSAYNASKHGIDGFTKTIALELAQTGVTANCISPGYVWTPLIEGQIPDTMKARGLTREQVINDVLLAKQPTKKFVQPDEVGALAVFLCREEAGNVTGANWSIDGGWTAE
- a CDS encoding M28 family peptidase gives rise to the protein MNGQGALGAAKRLCALALAFALAACASTTTTGIRIKERDFQALERAMASHIDVLASEEFAGRRPGTDGERKTLDYMRGEMERAGLVSGTNDPAHPWFAPVKLASVTGGSSEIEFVKGRRKVKLDPAQAAAFTDRRRGLLEGGELLFVGFEGERVPDDMIRGRVVVMLSEPGISPGRRAQLRRAEPAAVLTVVGDAATIAELRDSRSRERLVLEEDGPDGLDLFVTDEAMSAALGEKAWLALLEEAVEGQAGEGFTPRVLDQRINIDARSNRREVPSHNFIARLPGTDSSAGAILLLAHWDHFGTCGPEDAADRLCNGAVDNASGIALMMELAKRLKRGKPLVRDVYVLGTTAEEWGLLGARAFAEEPPIPLESFVAAFNFDTVAIGPRGSPVGFIGQGMTPLDPFVLQAIADAKREVAPSELTEPFLQRQDGWALLQRDVPAILLSNAFGDAARFEAFLEGDYHQASDEPGEIELGGSVDDLLLHELLIRRLADPKVYP
- the guaB gene encoding IMP dehydrogenase encodes the protein MDIPLGLTFDDVLLRPAESDVLPSMANTATRLTREIALNIPVLSAAMDTVTEADMAITMAQLGGIGVLHRNLEIDEQCAAVRQVKRFESGMVVNPITINPDATLGEAQALMTQHRISGIPVTDRDGKLAGILTNRDVRFAENPMQPVRELMTTENLAVVPLGTGQEEARRLLHQRRIEKLLVVDDAYRCIGLITVKDIEKAVTYPSATKDAAGRLRVAAATTVGDKGFARTEALVDAEVDVVVIDTAHGHNKDVARAVERAKKLSNSVQVIAGNVATAEATRALIDAGADAVKVGIGPGSICTTRVVAGVGVPQLTAIMESAAEAAKSGVPVIADGGLRTSGDAAKALAAGASTIMIGSMLAGTTESPGETFLYQGRSYKAYRGMGSVGAMARGSADRYFQADVSAMKLVPEGIEGQVPFKGPAADVVHQLVGGIKAAMGYTGSATIEDLQQRAQFVRITNAGLSESHVHDVAITREAPNYPTR